A portion of the uncultured Bacteroides sp. genome contains these proteins:
- the nusG gene encoding transcription termination/antitermination protein NusG → MSEVEKKWYVLRAISGKESKVKEYLEADIKNSDLGEYVSQVLIPTEKVYQVRNGKKVVKERNYLPGYVLVEAALVGEVSHHLRNTPNVIGFLGGSDKPVPLRQSEVNRILGTVDELQDAGEELTIPYVVGETVKVTFGPFSGFSGIIEEVNSEKKKLKVMVKIFGRKTPLELGFMQVEKE, encoded by the coding sequence ATGTCTGAGGTTGAAAAGAAATGGTACGTTTTGCGTGCTATAAGTGGGAAAGAATCCAAGGTTAAAGAATATCTTGAAGCTGATATAAAAAACAGCGATCTTGGTGAATATGTATCTCAGGTATTGATTCCAACTGAAAAGGTATATCAGGTGCGCAACGGAAAAAAAGTTGTGAAAGAAAGAAATTATCTACCTGGTTATGTTTTAGTGGAGGCTGCTTTGGTTGGTGAGGTCTCTCATCATCTTAGAAATACTCCTAATGTGATAGGCTTTTTAGGTGGTTCAGATAAACCGGTACCGCTTAGGCAGTCAGAGGTGAATCGTATACTTGGAACTGTCGATGAGCTTCAAGATGCGGGTGAGGAACTTACTATCCCTTATGTTGTTGGTGAAACTGTAAAAGTTACTTTTGGTCCTTTTAGCGGATTCAGTGGTATTATTGAAGAAGTTAATAGCGAGAAAAAGAAGCTAAAGGTCATGGTAAAGATATTTGGGCGGAAAACGCCGCTTGAATTGGGCTTTATGCAAGTTGAGAAGGAATAG
- the gltX gene encoding glutamate--tRNA ligase — translation MSERKVRVRFAPSPTGALHIGGVRTALYNYLFARQHGGDLIFRIEDTDSNRFVSGAEEYILESFDWLGIKFDEGVSFGGNYGPYRQSERRDIYKKYVHLLLESGKAYIAFDTPDELEAKRAEIANFQYDASTRMGMTNSLVLPKEEVNRFISEGKQYVVRFKIEPNEDIHVHDLIRGEVVINSSILDDKVLYKSADELPTYHLANIVDDHLMEISHVIRGEEWLPSAPLHVLLYRAFGWEDTMPAFAHLPLLLKPEGNGKLSKRDGDRLGFPVFPLQWKDPKTEEISSGYREAGYLPEAVINFLALLGWNPGNDQELMSMQELVELFDLNRCSKSGAKFDYKKAVWFNHQYIQQKDNKEIAQLFLPILKEHHVEASIEKVVTVVGMMKERVSFVQELWDVCNFFFVAPTEYDEKTVKKRWKEDSAKCMTELADVLAGIDDFSIEGQEKIVMDWIAKKEYHTGNIMNAFRLALVGEGKGPHMFDISWVLGKEETLLRIKRAVEILK, via the coding sequence ATGTCAGAAAGAAAAGTGAGAGTCCGATTTGCTCCGAGCCCTACGGGAGCATTGCACATTGGGGGTGTGCGTACTGCTTTATATAATTACCTTTTTGCCCGCCAACATGGGGGGGATTTGATTTTTCGTATAGAAGATACAGACTCTAACAGGTTTGTTTCTGGTGCGGAAGAGTACATTTTGGAATCTTTTGATTGGCTCGGAATTAAATTTGATGAAGGAGTTAGTTTTGGAGGTAATTATGGTCCATACCGCCAGTCGGAGCGGCGAGATATCTATAAAAAGTATGTACATCTTTTATTGGAATCGGGAAAGGCTTATATTGCTTTTGATACACCGGATGAGTTGGAAGCTAAGCGTGCTGAAATAGCTAATTTCCAATATGATGCTTCTACCCGTATGGGAATGACTAATTCGCTGGTTTTACCAAAGGAAGAAGTAAATCGGTTTATTTCCGAGGGTAAACAGTATGTGGTACGTTTTAAAATAGAGCCTAATGAAGACATACATGTTCACGACCTTATTCGTGGAGAAGTGGTGATTAACTCTTCTATTTTAGATGATAAGGTGCTATATAAGTCAGCGGATGAATTGCCTACTTATCATTTAGCAAATATTGTAGATGATCATTTAATGGAAATCTCGCATGTTATCCGTGGGGAAGAGTGGTTGCCTTCTGCACCACTACATGTCTTGCTGTATCGAGCTTTCGGTTGGGAGGATACGATGCCTGCCTTTGCTCATCTTCCGCTGTTACTCAAACCTGAAGGAAATGGAAAATTGAGTAAACGCGATGGCGATCGTTTAGGCTTCCCTGTATTTCCGCTTCAGTGGAAAGATCCGAAGACCGAGGAGATTTCTTCCGGTTATCGTGAAGCAGGTTATCTTCCTGAAGCAGTAATTAATTTTCTGGCATTGCTTGGATGGAATCCGGGAAATGATCAGGAACTCATGTCAATGCAGGAACTGGTAGAGTTATTTGATTTGAACCGCTGTAGCAAGTCAGGAGCTAAATTTGATTATAAAAAAGCTGTTTGGTTTAACCATCAATATATTCAGCAGAAAGATAATAAGGAGATTGCACAATTATTTCTACCTATATTGAAAGAACATCATGTTGAGGCCTCTATTGAAAAAGTAGTGACAGTAGTTGGCATGATGAAAGAGCGTGTTAGCTTCGTTCAGGAACTGTGGGATGTATGCAACTTCTTTTTTGTTGCGCCTACAGAGTATGACGAGAAAACTGTTAAGAAACGCTGGAAAGAAGATTCTGCGAAGTGCATGACTGAATTGGCTGATGTCTTAGCTGGTATTGATGATTTCAGTATTGAGGGACAAGAAAAGATCGTGATGGACTGGATTGCAAAGAAGGAATATCATACGGGCAACATAATGAATGCTTTCCGCTTGGCATTGGTGGGTGAAGGTAAAGGACCACACATGTTTGATATCTCATGGGTTTTAGGCAAAGAAGAAACATTGTTGCGTATAAAGCGTGCAGTAGAAATATTGAAATAA
- the rplK gene encoding 50S ribosomal protein L11 — MAKEVAGIIKLQIKGGAANPSPPVGPALGSKGINIMEFCKQFNARTQDKAGKILPVLITYYTDKSFDFVIKTPPVAIQLLEVAKLKSGSAEPNRKKVAELTWEQIRTIAQDKMVDLNCFTEEASMKMVAGTARSMGITVKGEFPVNN; from the coding sequence ATGGCTAAAGAAGTTGCTGGAATAATCAAATTACAGATTAAAGGAGGCGCGGCAAATCCATCACCTCCCGTTGGGCCTGCATTAGGTTCTAAGGGAATCAATATTATGGAGTTTTGCAAGCAATTCAACGCCAGAACCCAGGACAAAGCAGGGAAAATATTGCCTGTACTTATTACTTACTATACAGATAAGTCTTTCGATTTTGTTATAAAGACTCCTCCTGTTGCCATTCAGTTACTTGAAGTGGCTAAGTTAAAGAGCGGTTCTGCTGAACCCAATCGTAAGAAGGTTGCCGAATTAACTTGGGAACAAATTCGAACGATTGCTCAGGACAAAATGGTTGATTTGAATTGCTTTACTGAAGAAGCATCCATGAAAATGGTTGCAGGTACAGCTAGGAGCATGGGTATCACTGTAAAAGGGGAATTCCCGGTTAATAATTAA
- the raiA gene encoding ribosome-associated translation inhibitor RaiA → MDVKIQSIHFDATEQLQAFIQKKASKLEKFHDDIKAVEVLLKVVKPETAINKEAGIKVIVPSGDLYANKICDSFEQAVDEALEAVEKQLVKHKEKLRNK, encoded by the coding sequence ATGGACGTTAAAATTCAATCAATTCATTTCGATGCTACGGAACAACTACAAGCTTTTATTCAAAAGAAAGCATCCAAATTGGAAAAGTTTCATGATGATATAAAAGCTGTTGAAGTTTTATTGAAGGTTGTAAAACCTGAAACAGCCATTAATAAGGAAGCTGGTATTAAGGTGATTGTTCCTAGTGGGGATTTATATGCAAATAAAATTTGTGACTCTTTTGAACAGGCTGTGGATGAAGCTCTAGAAGCTGTGGAGAAGCAATTGGTAAAACACAAAGAAAAGTTGAGGAATAAATAA
- the secE gene encoding preprotein translocase subunit SecE — protein sequence MKKIVVYIKESYNELVHKVSWPTYSELTNSAVVVLYASLLIALVVFAMDFCFQTLMEKVIYPH from the coding sequence ATGAAGAAAATAGTAGTTTATATCAAAGAATCTTACAACGAACTTGTACATAAAGTATCGTGGCCGACGTATTCTGAACTAACCAACAGTGCAGTAGTTGTTTTATACGCTTCCCTGCTTATTGCATTGGTGGTGTTTGCGATGGACTTCTGTTTCCAGACACTAATGGAAAAAGTTATTTATCCACATTAA
- the xerC gene encoding tyrosine recombinase XerC, whose product MLTENAFLDYLRYERNYSDKTILNYGSDICQFRQFIQEEMETFEWASVDSQIVRNWIVSLMDKGYTSTSVNRKLSSLRSFYKFLLRGNELEIDPLRKIGGPKNKKTLPSFLKESEMNQLLDKTDFGKGFVAFRDRLIIEMFYATGIRLSELIGLNNADVDILGCLLKVTGKRNKQRLVPFGDELKEAILIYRDIKEEEVSTSSEAFFVRLNGKPLYAGLVYNIVKRNLSKVVTLKKRSPHVLRHTFATSMLNNEAELGAVKELLGHSSLSATEIYTHTTFEELKKVYKQAHPRS is encoded by the coding sequence ATGTTAACAGAAAATGCATTCTTAGATTATCTTCGGTATGAGCGGAATTATTCTGATAAGACCATCTTAAATTATGGTTCAGATATATGCCAGTTCCGCCAGTTTATCCAAGAAGAAATGGAGACGTTTGAGTGGGCATCTGTGGATTCACAGATTGTCCGCAATTGGATTGTATCCTTAATGGACAAAGGATATACCTCTACATCTGTAAATCGTAAGTTAAGTTCTCTACGTTCGTTTTACAAGTTCCTTCTCAGAGGGAATGAACTTGAAATAGATCCTTTGCGTAAAATAGGGGGACCTAAAAATAAAAAAACGCTGCCTTCTTTTTTGAAAGAAAGTGAAATGAACCAGCTTTTAGATAAAACGGATTTTGGTAAAGGCTTTGTGGCGTTTCGAGATCGGCTAATCATAGAAATGTTTTATGCTACGGGTATTAGACTCTCAGAACTAATAGGCCTGAATAATGCGGATGTGGATATATTAGGCTGTCTGTTAAAGGTTACAGGAAAGAGAAACAAACAGCGCTTAGTTCCTTTTGGTGATGAGCTGAAAGAAGCTATACTCATTTATAGAGATATAAAAGAGGAGGAGGTGTCGACTTCCTCGGAGGCTTTTTTTGTTAGATTAAATGGCAAGCCGCTATATGCTGGTCTGGTCTATAATATAGTGAAACGAAACCTTTCAAAGGTAGTTACGCTAAAAAAAAGAAGTCCTCACGTGTTGAGGCATACTTTTGCCACTTCAATGTTAAACAATGAAGCTGAGCTGGGAGCCGTAAAAGAGCTTCTTGGACACAGTAGCCTGTCAGCTACTGAAATTTATACGCATACTACTTTTGAAGAGCTTAAAAAAGTGTATAAACAGGCCCATCCAAGGTCTTAA
- a CDS encoding gamma carbonic anhydrase family protein: MALIKSVRGFTPEFGDNCFLAENATIIGDVKMGRDCSIWFSTVLRGDVNSIRIGNGVNIQDGSVLHTLYQKSTIEIGNYVSVGHNVTIHGAKIKDYALIGMGSTLLDHAVIGEGAIVAAGSLVLSNTIIEPGSIWGGVPAKFIKNVDPEQAKELNQKIAHNYLMYSDWYK; encoded by the coding sequence ATGGCTTTAATAAAATCAGTAAGAGGATTTACACCTGAGTTTGGTGACAATTGCTTTCTAGCAGAGAATGCCACCATTATTGGTGATGTAAAAATGGGACGTGATTGTAGCATTTGGTTTAGTACAGTACTTAGAGGCGACGTAAACTCTATACGCATCGGCAATGGAGTGAACATACAAGATGGAAGTGTCCTCCATACGTTATATCAAAAATCGACTATTGAGATAGGCAACTACGTCTCTGTAGGACACAATGTAACCATTCATGGAGCTAAAATAAAAGATTACGCATTAATAGGTATGGGTTCAACCCTTTTAGACCATGCCGTAATTGGCGAAGGCGCAATTGTTGCTGCCGGTTCACTCGTGTTGAGCAATACAATTATTGAGCCCGGAAGCATCTGGGGAGGAGTACCTGCAAAATTCATTAAGAATGTAGATCCTGAGCAAGCAAAAGAATTAAATCAAAAAATAGCCCACAATTATCTGATGTATTCAGACTGGTACAAATAG
- the tuf gene encoding elongation factor Tu yields MAKEKFERTKPHVNIGTIGHVDHGKTTLTAAITTVLAKKGLSELRSFDSIDNAPEEKERGITINTSHVEYQTANRHYAHVDCPGHADYVKNMVTGAAQMDGAIIVVAATDGPMPQTREHILLARQVNVPKLVVFMNKCDMVDDEEMLELVEMEMRDLLSFYNFDGDNTPIIRGSALGALNGVEKWEEKVMELMDAVDTWIPLPPRDIDKPFLMPVEDVFSITGRGTVATGRIEAGIIKVGDEIQILGLGEDKKSIVTGVEMFRKLLDRGEAGDNVGLLLRGVDKNDIKRGMVLCHPGQIKPHTTFKAEVYILKKEEGGRHTPFHNKYRPQFYLRTMDCTGEITLPEGTEMVMPGDNVTITVELIYPVALNVGLRFAIREGGRTVGAGQITEML; encoded by the coding sequence ATGGCTAAAGAGAAATTTGAACGAACCAAACCGCATGTTAACATTGGTACCATCGGTCACGTAGACCACGGTAAAACCACTTTAACTGCTGCTATCACTACAGTGTTAGCTAAAAAAGGTCTTTCAGAATTGCGTTCTTTCGATTCTATCGATAACGCTCCTGAAGAAAAGGAAAGAGGTATTACTATTAATACTTCGCATGTTGAGTACCAAACAGCTAATCGCCACTATGCTCACGTAGACTGTCCGGGCCACGCTGACTATGTAAAAAACATGGTTACTGGTGCTGCTCAGATGGATGGTGCTATTATCGTAGTTGCTGCAACTGATGGTCCTATGCCTCAAACTCGTGAACACATTCTGTTGGCTCGTCAGGTAAATGTACCTAAATTGGTCGTTTTCATGAACAAATGTGACATGGTTGACGATGAAGAAATGTTGGAACTCGTTGAAATGGAAATGAGAGATCTTCTTTCATTCTATAATTTTGATGGTGACAATACTCCTATAATCCGTGGTTCTGCTCTTGGAGCATTAAATGGCGTAGAAAAGTGGGAAGAAAAAGTGATGGAATTGATGGATGCAGTTGATACTTGGATTCCACTACCTCCACGCGATATTGATAAGCCATTCTTGATGCCGGTTGAAGACGTGTTCTCTATTACAGGTCGTGGTACTGTAGCTACAGGTCGTATTGAAGCTGGTATTATTAAAGTTGGTGATGAAATCCAAATCTTGGGTTTAGGTGAAGATAAAAAATCAATTGTTACTGGTGTTGAAATGTTCCGTAAACTTCTTGATAGAGGTGAAGCTGGTGACAATGTTGGTTTATTGCTTCGTGGTGTTGATAAGAACGATATTAAACGTGGTATGGTACTTTGCCATCCAGGACAAATTAAACCTCACACTACTTTCAAAGCAGAGGTTTATATCTTGAAGAAAGAAGAAGGCGGTCGCCATACTCCTTTCCACAATAAATATCGCCCTCAATTCTATCTGCGTACAATGGACTGTACAGGTGAGATCACACTTCCGGAAGGAACTGAAATGGTAATGCCAGGTGATAATGTAACTATTACAGTAGAATTGATTTATCCTGTTGCTTTGAATGTAGGTCTTCGTTTTGCTATTCGTGAAGGTGGACGTACTGTCGGTGCTGGTCAAATCACTGAAATGTTGTAA
- the rplL gene encoding 50S ribosomal protein L7/L12 codes for MADLKAFAEQLVNLTVKEVNELATILKEEYGIEPAAAAVAVAAGPAAAAVVEEKTSFDVVLKNAGAAKLQVVKAVKEACGLGLKEAKDMVDSAPSVVKEGLAKDEAESLKKTLEEAGAEVELK; via the coding sequence ATGGCAGATTTGAAAGCTTTTGCAGAACAATTAGTTAACTTGACAGTAAAAGAAGTTAATGAACTTGCAACTATCCTTAAAGAAGAATATGGTATTGAACCTGCTGCTGCAGCTGTTGCAGTTGCTGCAGGACCTGCTGCTGCTGCGGTAGTAGAAGAAAAAACTTCTTTTGATGTAGTATTGAAAAATGCTGGTGCAGCTAAACTTCAAGTAGTGAAAGCAGTTAAGGAAGCTTGTGGCCTTGGCTTGAAAGAAGCGAAAGATATGGTAGATAGCGCTCCTAGCGTAGTAAAAGAAGGTTTGGCTAAAGACGAAGCAGAATCATTGAAAAAAACATTGGAAGAAGCTGGCGCTGAGGTTGAACTTAAATAA
- a CDS encoding aminopeptidase P family protein gives MAKNIINQRIARLRELLKEQELAAFIIPSADPHLSEYVSPHWKSREWISGFNGSAGTIVVTLNKAGLWTDSRYFLQAAEQLDGTCIDLYKEMLPETPTIKEFLCDNIKEGSIVGIDGKLFSINQLIDMRNSFSKMNLKIRTSLDPMEELWEDRPSMPTSQAFIHDEFYAGKSCTEKISLVREEMKKKEVDGLFISALDEIAWCLNLRGGDVKCTPVIVSYLLVTKEEIIYFISPDKLSPTVETYLQTHSITIYDYNNVSNYLSTLKINSILLDPNKSNYSVYSSINSECQIIQGESPLSLLKALKDEKQIIGIHNAMRRDGVALVKFLRWLEEAVPSELETEISIDKKLHEFRAQQELYMGESFDTIAGYKEHAAIIHYSASEESKTTLHPKGFLLLDSGAQYLDGTTDITRTIALGELTTEEAFDYTLVLKGHIALSMAKFPVGTRGAQLDVLARMPLWSHGMNYLYGTGHGVGHFLNVHEGPQSIRMNENPVTLQVGMVISNEPGVYKSGSHGVRTENLLLVRKDQEGMFGEYLKFETITLCPICKKGIVKDLLTKDEMNWLNEYHQTVYKELSPSLNNEEKEWLKEKTEELSA, from the coding sequence ATGGCAAAGAATATAATCAATCAGCGTATTGCTCGTCTACGTGAATTACTGAAGGAACAAGAATTAGCAGCATTTATCATTCCTAGCGCTGATCCACACCTTAGTGAATACGTATCCCCTCATTGGAAATCAAGAGAATGGATTTCAGGTTTTAATGGTTCTGCAGGAACAATCGTGGTAACTCTGAATAAAGCCGGGTTATGGACCGATTCTCGTTATTTCTTGCAAGCAGCCGAACAGCTTGATGGAACTTGCATCGACTTATATAAAGAAATGTTGCCTGAAACGCCAACGATAAAAGAGTTTCTATGCGATAATATTAAAGAAGGAAGTATAGTCGGGATAGATGGAAAGCTATTTTCGATAAATCAGCTCATTGACATGCGGAATTCTTTTTCTAAAATGAATCTTAAGATCCGTACATCTTTAGATCCAATGGAAGAACTCTGGGAGGACCGACCTTCTATGCCCACGTCGCAAGCCTTTATTCATGATGAGTTTTATGCAGGGAAAAGCTGCACAGAAAAAATTTCTCTCGTACGAGAAGAAATGAAAAAGAAAGAAGTCGATGGACTCTTCATCTCAGCACTTGACGAGATAGCTTGGTGCCTTAATCTAAGAGGTGGTGATGTAAAATGCACTCCCGTTATAGTCAGCTACCTACTTGTAACGAAAGAAGAAATCATTTATTTTATTTCACCTGATAAATTATCGCCAACAGTAGAAACCTATTTGCAAACCCACTCTATTACCATTTATGATTATAACAACGTGAGTAATTATCTCTCTACTTTAAAAATAAATTCTATACTATTAGACCCAAACAAGAGCAATTATTCAGTCTACTCATCAATCAATTCTGAATGTCAAATAATACAAGGAGAATCTCCTCTCAGCTTATTAAAAGCTCTAAAAGACGAGAAACAAATTATTGGCATTCACAATGCTATGAGACGTGACGGAGTAGCCTTAGTGAAATTTCTAAGATGGTTAGAAGAAGCTGTTCCTTCAGAATTGGAAACAGAGATCAGTATAGACAAGAAACTTCACGAATTCCGCGCTCAGCAAGAGCTATATATGGGCGAAAGTTTTGATACGATCGCTGGCTATAAGGAACATGCTGCCATCATTCACTATTCCGCCTCAGAAGAGAGTAAGACAACCCTTCATCCTAAAGGATTTCTATTGCTTGATTCGGGAGCTCAATATCTTGACGGAACTACAGACATCACCCGCACAATTGCCTTAGGTGAATTAACTACAGAAGAGGCATTCGATTACACTCTAGTATTAAAAGGGCATATCGCCCTGTCCATGGCTAAATTTCCCGTTGGCACACGCGGAGCACAGTTAGATGTATTAGCTCGTATGCCACTATGGAGCCATGGAATGAATTATTTATATGGCACCGGACATGGAGTAGGTCATTTTCTTAACGTACATGAAGGGCCGCAGAGTATCCGAATGAACGAAAATCCTGTTACCCTGCAAGTTGGAATGGTCATATCCAATGAACCGGGAGTATATAAAAGCGGAAGCCATGGTGTCCGCACAGAAAACCTTCTGCTAGTACGTAAAGATCAAGAAGGTATGTTCGGAGAATATCTCAAATTTGAGACAATCACCCTTTGCCCTATCTGTAAAAAAGGTATTGTGAAAGATCTTCTCACAAAAGATGAAATGAATTGGCTCAATGAATATCATCAAACTGTGTATAAAGAACTTTCTCCTTCTTTGAATAATGAAGAAAAAGAATGGCTAAAGGAGAAAACAGAAGAGTTATCAGCTTAG
- the rpsU gene encoding 30S ribosomal protein S21 has protein sequence MIVVPVKEGENIEKALKKFKRKFEKTGIVKELRRRQQFDKPSVTNRLKKEHAVYVQKLQEVED, from the coding sequence ATGATTGTAGTACCTGTAAAAGAAGGCGAAAACATCGAAAAAGCGCTGAAGAAATTTAAGAGAAAATTCGAAAAAACCGGCATCGTAAAAGAATTAAGAAGAAGACAACAGTTTGATAAGCCATCTGTTACTAATAGACTTAAAAAAGAACATGCTGTTTACGTTCAAAAACTTCAGGAAGTAGAAGATTAA
- the rplJ gene encoding 50S ribosomal protein L10: MRKEDKNTIIEQIAATVKEYSHFYLIDMTAMNAAKTSDLRRACYKTGIKLMVVKNTLLHKALGTLDIDYSPLYNSLKGSTSVMFCDAANVPAKLLKDITKDGIPGLKAAYAEEGFYVGADQLDALISIKSKNEVIADVIALLQSPAKNVVSALQSGGNTLHGVLKTLSEK; encoded by the coding sequence ATGAGAAAGGAAGATAAAAATACGATTATTGAACAAATAGCTGCTACAGTAAAAGAGTATAGTCATTTCTACTTGATTGACATGACTGCTATGAATGCTGCTAAAACTAGCGATTTGAGAAGAGCTTGTTACAAAACAGGCATCAAACTTATGGTTGTAAAGAATACTTTACTTCATAAGGCGCTTGGCACTTTGGACATAGATTATTCTCCTCTTTATAATTCTCTTAAGGGGTCTACGTCTGTGATGTTCTGTGATGCGGCTAATGTACCAGCTAAGTTGTTGAAAGACATCACTAAGGATGGTATACCTGGACTTAAGGCAGCATATGCTGAGGAAGGGTTCTATGTAGGAGCTGATCAATTAGATGCTTTAATCAGCATTAAGAGTAAAAACGAGGTTATTGCTGATGTTATTGCGTTGTTGCAATCACCTGCGAAAAATGTTGTTTCAGCTCTCCAATCAGGTGGTAACACCCTTCACGGAGTTCTCAAGACTCTTAGTGAAAAATAA
- the rplA gene encoding 50S ribosomal protein L1, which translates to MGKLTKNKKLAAEKIESGKAYSLKEAASLVKEISFTKFDASLDIDVRLGVDPRKANQMVRGVVSLPHGTGKDIRVLVLCTPDAEAAAKEAGADYVGLDEYIEKIKGGWTDIDVIITMPSIMGKIGALGRVLGPRGLMPNPKSGTVTMDVAKAVKEVKQGKIDFKVDKSGIVHTSIGKVSFDVDKIRDNAKEFISALNKLKPTAAKGTYIKSIYLSSTMSAGIKIDPKSVEEI; encoded by the coding sequence ATGGGTAAACTGACAAAAAACAAGAAGTTAGCTGCAGAGAAGATTGAATCAGGGAAAGCATACTCACTGAAGGAAGCTGCATCTTTGGTAAAAGAAATCTCTTTTACTAAGTTTGATGCTTCATTAGATATTGATGTACGTTTAGGTGTTGATCCACGTAAAGCTAATCAGATGGTGAGAGGAGTTGTTTCTCTTCCTCATGGTACTGGTAAAGATATTCGTGTTTTGGTACTTTGTACACCAGATGCTGAAGCTGCTGCAAAAGAAGCAGGTGCTGACTATGTTGGTCTTGATGAATATATTGAAAAGATCAAAGGTGGATGGACAGATATTGATGTAATCATTACTATGCCGTCTATCATGGGTAAAATTGGTGCGCTTGGACGTGTACTCGGCCCTCGTGGATTAATGCCTAATCCTAAGAGCGGTACTGTAACTATGGATGTTGCAAAAGCTGTGAAAGAAGTAAAACAAGGAAAGATTGACTTTAAAGTTGATAAAAGCGGTATTGTTCATACTTCAATTGGTAAAGTGTCATTTGATGTAGATAAAATTCGCGATAATGCAAAAGAATTTATCTCTGCATTGAATAAACTGAAACCAACAGCAGCTAAAGGTACATATATTAAGAGTATTTATCTTTCTAGTACTATGAGTGCGGGAATTAAGATAGATCCGAAATCAGTAGAGGAAATCTAA
- a CDS encoding glycosyltransferase N-terminal domain-containing protein yields MLYDLAIGIYDLLVHIMAPFSRKPRKMMKGHWVVYELLRQQMEKDAQYIWFHAASLGEFEQGRPLIEKIRMKYPEYKILLTFFSPSGYEVRKNYRGADVVCYLPFDKPRNVKKFLDIVNPSMAFFIKYEFWKNYLDELNKRRIPVYSVSSIFRKDQVFFKWYGGTYRHVLTDFDHLFVQNETSKRFLSRIGITKVTVVGDTRFDRVLQIREEAKELPLISKFKGESFTLVAGSSWGPDEDLFLEYFNNHPEMKLIIAPHVIDENHLVEIISKLKRPYVRYTRADEKNVGKADCLIIDCFGLLSSIYRYGEIAYIGGGFGVGIHNTLEAAVYGIPVVIGPKYQKFMEALQLVDAKGAFSIKDYDELKALFDRLLGDEMFLRESGTNAGYYVTSNAGATDKILSMINF; encoded by the coding sequence ATGCTTTATGATCTCGCAATAGGCATTTATGACCTTTTGGTTCATATAATGGCTCCTTTTAGCCGTAAGCCCCGGAAGATGATGAAAGGGCATTGGGTGGTGTACGAACTTCTGAGGCAACAAATGGAAAAAGATGCTCAATATATCTGGTTTCATGCTGCTTCATTGGGTGAATTTGAACAAGGCCGTCCTCTGATAGAGAAGATAAGGATGAAATATCCTGAATATAAAATTCTACTCACTTTTTTTTCTCCATCAGGTTATGAGGTTCGTAAAAATTATCGTGGTGCGGATGTTGTTTGTTATCTGCCTTTCGATAAACCTCGTAATGTGAAGAAATTCCTGGATATTGTTAATCCTAGTATGGCGTTCTTTATTAAGTATGAGTTTTGGAAGAATTATCTTGATGAGTTAAATAAGCGACGGATCCCGGTTTATAGTGTCTCTTCTATCTTCCGTAAAGATCAGGTATTTTTTAAGTGGTATGGTGGAACGTATCGGCATGTCTTGACTGATTTTGATCACCTTTTTGTGCAAAATGAGACTTCAAAACGCTTCTTATCGCGTATTGGCATTACTAAAGTTACAGTGGTTGGCGATACTCGCTTTGATCGGGTACTTCAGATTCGGGAAGAAGCCAAAGAATTGCCTTTGATCTCTAAATTCAAGGGAGAATCATTTACGCTTGTGGCTGGTAGCTCATGGGGACCTGATGAAGATTTGTTTCTGGAGTATTTCAATAACCATCCGGAAATGAAACTGATCATTGCGCCACATGTGATCGACGAGAACCATTTAGTGGAGATCATTAGTAAACTTAAACGTCCGTATGTGCGCTATACGCGTGCTGATGAGAAGAATGTAGGAAAGGCGGATTGCTTAATTATTGATTGTTTTGGACTTTTATCTTCCATTTATCGATATGGAGAAATCGCTTATATTGGGGGAGGATTTGGTGTTGGCATTCATAATACGCTCGAAGCTGCCGTATATGGTATTCCTGTTGTTATTGGGCCTAAATATCAAAAATTTATGGAAGCACTTCAACTCGTTGATGCTAAAGGGGCTTTTTCTATAAAGGACTATGATGAACTAAAAGCTTTATTTGATAGATTACTTGGTGATGAGATGTTTTTGAGAGAATCAGGAACAAATGCAGGCTATTATGTAACCAGCAATGCTGGAGCAACGGATAAAATACTCTCAATGATCAACTTCTGA